The DNA window CGGCGCGCGCCCCTGGGTGATCAGGCCGCCGTCCACCAGCACGCTGATGCCCGTGATGTGTGAGGCGTCGTCAGCCGCCAGGAACGTGGCCGCCCAGGCGATGTCCGCGGGCGTCCCGGCCCGTCCGGTCGGCACGACGGTCGCGCGCCTGGCCTGCTCCAACTCCGAGAGGGACAGGAAGGGCCGTGTGGCGATCAGCCCGGGCTGGATCGAGTTGACCCGCACGCCCCAGGGCGCGAGATCGACGGCTGTCGCCCGCGTGAACGAGTCGACAGCGCCCTTCATGGCGTCGTAGGCCACCGAGTTGCGGTGCGGCCGGACGGCGCCATTGGTGCTGATGTTGATGATGCTGCCGTTCCGCTTCCTCGCCATGATTTTGGCCGCCCGGTGGGAACAGTAGAACAGCATCCCCAGGTTGGCGGCCATGAACCTGTCCCAGCCTTCGGCGCGCATCTTCAGGAACGGGCCGCGCTCGCCGAGGTTCACGGGCATCAGGGCGTTGTTGACGAGGATGTCCAGCGTGCCGAAGCGGTCAACCGCCTGGGCGAACAGCTTCTCCACGTCGGACTCAACGCTGACGTCGGAGTGCACGGCGATCACCTCGCCGCCGTCCTCTTCGACCTGCCCGGCCGCGCCAGGCAAACGGTCGGCGTCGATATCGCAGATGATGAGCTTCGCACCCTCGCGGGCGAAGCGCCGCGCGATGCCCAGACCGATGCCGCCGGCCGACCCGG is part of the Chloroflexota bacterium genome and encodes:
- a CDS encoding glucose 1-dehydrogenase, giving the protein MGLLEGKVALVTGSAGGIGLGIARRFAREGAKLIICDIDADRLPGAAGQVEEDGGEVIAVHSDVSVESDVEKLFAQAVDRFGTLDILVNNALMPVNLGERGPFLKMRAEGWDRFMAANLGMLFYCSHRAAKIMARKRNGSIINISTNGAVRPHRNSVAYDAMKGAVDSFTRATAVDLAPWGVRVNSIQPGLIATRPFLSLSELEQARRATVVPTGRAGTPADIAWAATFLAADDASHITGISVLVDGGLITQGRAPQAELSPVPSPETVPDSEF